One window from the genome of Ovis canadensis isolate MfBH-ARS-UI-01 breed Bighorn chromosome 21, ARS-UI_OviCan_v2, whole genome shotgun sequence encodes:
- the LOC138427290 gene encoding olfactory receptor 8B3-like — MLARNDSLVTEFILAGLTDCPELQQPLFHLFLMIFVVTMVGNLGLIILIGLNSHLHTPMYYFLFNLSFIDLCYSSVSTPKMLMNFVFRENTISYVGCMTQLFFFLFFVISECYMLTSMAYDRYVAICNPLLYKVSMSHQVCLVLSLAAYVMGFAGASAHTGCMLRLTFCNVNVINHYLCDILPLLQLSCTSTYANEVVVLIVVGINITVPSFTILISYIFILTNILHIKSSQGRSKAFSTCSSHMIALSLFFGSAAFMYLKYSSPESMDLGKISSVFYTNVVPMLNPLIYSLRNKDIKLTVRKSLFRTQRRTMF, encoded by the coding sequence ATGCTGGCTAGAAATGACTCTTTAGTGACTGAATTTATTCTTGCTGGATTAACAGACTGTCCAGAGCTCCAGCAACCCCTCTTTCACCTGTTTCTAATGATCTTTGTTGTCACCATGGTGGGCAACCTGGGCTTGATCATTCTTATTGGTCTAAATTctcacctccacacccccatgtactattTCCTCTTCAACCTGTCCTTCATTGATCTCTGTTACTCTTCTGTTTCCACCCCCAAGATGCTGATGAACTTTGTATTCAGGGAGAATACCATCTCGTATGTGGGGTGCATGActcagctgtttttctttctcttttttgtcatCTCTGAGTGCTACATGTTGACCTCAATGGCCTATgatcgctatgtggccatctgtaatCCCTTGCTGTATAAGGTCTCCATGTCCCATCAGGTCTGTTTGGTGCTCTCTTTGGCTGCATATGTGATGGGGTTTGCTGGAGCATCTGCCCACACAGGGTGCATGCTTAGACTAACCTTCTGCAATGTGAATGTCATCAACCATTACTTGTGTGACATCCTCCCACTCCTCCAACTCTCTTGTACCAGCACCTATGCCAATGAGGTGGTAGTTCTCATTGTCGTGGGTATTAACATCACAGTACCCAGTTTCACCATCCTGATTTCTTACATCTTCATCCTCACTAACATTCTTCATATCAAATCTTCTCAAGGAAGATCGAAAGCCTTCAGTACCTGTAGCTCCCACATGATtgctctttctctattttttggtTCTGCGGCATTCATGTACCTTAAATATTCTTCTCCTGAATCTATGGACCTGGgaaaaatttcttctgttttttatacTAATGTGGTGCCCATGCTCAATCCTTTGATTTACAGTTTGAGGAACAAGGATATCAAACTGACAGTGAGGAAATCCCTGTTTAGAACCCAGAGGAGAACCATGTTCTAA